The proteins below come from a single Streptomyces tubercidicus genomic window:
- a CDS encoding TIGR03842 family LLM class F420-dependent oxidoreductase, whose product MDFGVVLQADPPASAVVSLMRRAERNGFRYGWTFDSAVLWQEPFVIYSRVLEYTERLIVGPMVTNPYTRAPEVTASTFATLNEMYGNRTICGIGRGDSSMRVAGRAPNTLARLGESIGVIRDLAEGREAYIGDHRVKIPWIEDSKLPVWMAAYGPKALAMAGELADGFILQLADPFLTEWMIKAVRNAARDAGRDPADVTICVAAPAYVGDDLAHAREQCRWFGGMVGNHVADLVARYGEHSDMVPDELTSYIASREGYDYAQHGRSGHPDTGFVSDSVIDRFCLLGPPAAHIDKLRQLQTLGVDQFALYAMHDAKESTIDAYGAEVLPAFAD is encoded by the coding sequence GTGGACTTCGGAGTTGTCCTGCAGGCCGACCCGCCCGCTTCCGCCGTCGTGTCCCTGATGCGCCGCGCCGAGCGCAACGGCTTCCGCTACGGCTGGACCTTCGACTCGGCCGTTCTGTGGCAGGAACCGTTCGTCATCTACAGCCGCGTGCTGGAATACACCGAGCGGCTGATCGTCGGCCCGATGGTCACCAACCCCTACACCCGCGCCCCCGAGGTCACCGCCTCCACCTTCGCCACCCTCAACGAGATGTACGGCAACCGCACCATCTGCGGCATCGGGCGCGGCGACTCCTCGATGCGGGTGGCCGGGCGGGCGCCCAACACCCTGGCCCGGCTGGGCGAGTCGATCGGCGTCATCCGTGATCTTGCCGAGGGGCGGGAGGCGTACATCGGCGATCACCGGGTCAAGATCCCCTGGATCGAGGACAGCAAACTCCCGGTGTGGATGGCCGCCTACGGGCCCAAGGCCCTTGCCATGGCGGGCGAGCTGGCCGACGGCTTCATCCTCCAGCTGGCCGATCCCTTCCTCACGGAGTGGATGATCAAGGCCGTACGGAACGCCGCGAGGGACGCCGGCCGCGATCCCGCCGACGTGACGATCTGTGTCGCCGCACCCGCCTACGTGGGCGACGACCTCGCCCACGCCCGCGAGCAGTGCCGCTGGTTCGGCGGCATGGTCGGCAACCACGTCGCCGACCTCGTCGCACGCTACGGCGAACACTCTGACATGGTGCCGGACGAGCTGACCTCGTACATCGCCTCCCGGGAGGGCTACGACTACGCCCAGCACGGCCGGTCGGGCCACCCCGACACCGGCTTCGTGTCGGATTCGGTCATCGACCGCTTCTGCCTGCTCGGACCGCCCGCCGCGCATATCGACAAGCTGCGGCAGCTCCAGACGCTGGGCGTGGACCAGTTCGCGCTCTACGCCATGCACGACGCCAAGGAATCCACCATCGACGCTTACGGGGCCGAGGTCCTTCCTGCGTTCGCCGACTGA
- a CDS encoding FAD-dependent monooxygenase gives MGSPGTPPGGRTPGWPSGSARRVFLAGDAGHVHPPTGGQGMNTGIQDGYNLAWKLAAALNGAPAPLLDSYEPERTATARTALDISTTLLDKHRRGDDAHVRGPEVHTAPRVPGSPFLCLAAGAIPAPRAVQDPGITPPSSVA, from the coding sequence GTGGGGTCACCTGGCACACCACCTGGCGGGCGAACACCCGGCTGGCCGAGCGGTTCCGCGAGGCGGGTTTTCCTCGCCGGGGACGCGGGGCATGTGCATCCCCCGACCGGCGGCCAGGGTATGAACACCGGCATCCAGGACGGCTACAACCTCGCCTGGAAGCTCGCCGCCGCACTGAACGGCGCCCCGGCCCCCCTGCTCGACAGCTACGAACCGGAGCGGACGGCGACGGCCCGCACCGCACTGGACATCTCCACCACGCTGTTGGACAAACACCGGCGCGGCGACGACGCCCACGTACGCGGCCCCGAGGTGCACACCGCACCCCGGGTCCCGGGCTCGCCGTTCCTCTGCCTGGCGGCCGGGGCCATACCCGCTCCGAGGGCCGTTCAGGACCCCGGCATCACCCCGCCAAGTTCAGTAGCGTGA
- a CDS encoding TIGR03842 family LLM class F420-dependent oxidoreductase has product MDFGLVLQTDPPASDVVSLMQRAEEGGFTYGWTFDSCVLWQEPFVIYSRILAETSRLVVGPMVTNPSTRTWEVTASTFATLNDMYGNRTVCGIGRGDSAMRVAGRKPNTLARISEAMKAIRALGRGDEADLGGGTMVSFPWVREGAQLPVWMAAYGPKALKMTGEEADGFILQLADPFLTEWMVKAVRAAAVAAGRAPSDVKICVAAPAYVTEDDSPEALAHAREQCRWFGGMVGNHVADLVSKYGTDSAMVPQELTDYIKAREGYDYAHHGRTGNPDTHFVPDEIVDRFCLIGPPSAHIEKLRALRKLGVDQFALYAMHDAKEAVVDAYASAVIPVMNARPAGAPHPAGPRQGQAATLA; this is encoded by the coding sequence ATGGACTTCGGACTCGTCCTGCAGACCGACCCGCCGGCCTCCGATGTCGTCAGCCTCATGCAGCGCGCCGAGGAGGGGGGCTTCACGTACGGCTGGACCTTCGACTCGTGTGTGCTGTGGCAGGAGCCGTTCGTCATCTACAGCCGCATCCTGGCCGAGACGAGCCGCCTCGTCGTCGGCCCGATGGTCACCAACCCGAGCACCCGCACCTGGGAGGTCACCGCCTCCACCTTCGCCACCCTCAACGACATGTACGGCAACCGCACCGTCTGCGGAATCGGCCGAGGCGACTCCGCGATGCGGGTGGCGGGCCGCAAGCCCAACACGCTCGCCCGGATCAGCGAGGCCATGAAGGCCATCCGGGCACTCGGCCGCGGCGACGAAGCAGACCTCGGCGGCGGCACGATGGTGAGCTTCCCCTGGGTGCGGGAAGGCGCCCAACTCCCCGTCTGGATGGCCGCATACGGCCCGAAGGCACTCAAGATGACGGGCGAGGAGGCCGACGGTTTCATCCTTCAGCTTGCCGACCCGTTCCTCACGGAGTGGATGGTGAAGGCGGTACGCGCGGCCGCGGTGGCGGCCGGCCGCGCCCCGTCCGACGTCAAGATCTGCGTCGCGGCCCCCGCCTACGTCACCGAGGACGACTCACCCGAGGCCCTCGCGCACGCCCGCGAACAGTGCCGCTGGTTCGGCGGCATGGTCGGCAACCATGTGGCCGACCTGGTGTCCAAATACGGCACGGACTCCGCCATGGTCCCGCAGGAACTGACGGACTACATCAAGGCCCGCGAGGGCTACGACTACGCCCACCACGGCCGCACCGGCAACCCCGACACCCACTTCGTCCCCGACGAGATCGTGGACCGCTTCTGCCTCATCGGCCCACCGTCCGCACACATCGAAAAGCTCCGCGCGTTGCGGAAGCTGGGCGTCGACCAGTTCGCGCTCTATGCCATGCACGACGCGAAGGAAGCGGTGGTCGACGCGTACGCGAGTGCCGTCATTCCGGTGATGAACGCCCGGCCGGCGGGTGCCCCCCACCCAGCCGGGCCACGGCAGGGACAGGCCGCTACGCTGGCTTGA
- a CDS encoding ABC transporter substrate-binding protein: MERSTPWEFSDDRGRLAVAGDRPLRIVAYIQAGATLWDLGIRPVGLFGSQHDGAAPDPAKGGELPLAEIPYLGSGGALHPDALLEAEPDLVVAVTYDGEQVYGLEPKTALELETHVPVATVAVGPGRSLAEVRERFAALAGSLGHGEPLGRARELDAAEDALRQATGGSVRPRVLALSPAGPERVHLARPGSWPDLRALTEHGVGLLQPAAGAGVNWSTVGWAEAAALAPDIVLMDVRVNAARPEQLRSDAHWRAIEARSRLLPWNPEAPCSRRAHTRFFTLVAETVREAAGTV, translated from the coding sequence ATGGAGCGGAGCACACCGTGGGAGTTCTCCGACGACCGGGGGCGCCTGGCGGTGGCCGGCGACCGGCCGTTACGGATCGTGGCGTACATACAGGCGGGGGCGACGCTGTGGGACCTCGGCATACGCCCCGTCGGGCTCTTCGGGTCCCAGCACGACGGCGCCGCCCCCGACCCCGCCAAGGGCGGTGAGCTGCCGCTCGCGGAGATTCCCTATCTCGGTTCGGGCGGTGCGCTGCATCCGGACGCCCTGCTGGAGGCGGAGCCGGACCTCGTGGTGGCGGTGACGTATGACGGCGAGCAGGTTTACGGGCTGGAGCCGAAGACCGCCCTGGAGCTAGAGACGCATGTCCCGGTCGCCACCGTCGCGGTGGGCCCCGGCCGGAGCCTGGCCGAGGTGCGCGAGCGGTTCGCCGCGCTCGCCGGATCGCTCGGGCACGGTGAACCCCTCGGCCGGGCACGGGAGTTGGACGCCGCGGAGGACGCCCTGCGGCAGGCGACCGGCGGATCCGTACGGCCTCGGGTGCTGGCGCTGTCGCCCGCGGGCCCGGAGCGGGTGCATCTGGCCCGGCCCGGCTCCTGGCCGGATCTGCGGGCGCTGACCGAGCACGGGGTGGGACTGCTCCAGCCGGCCGCGGGCGCCGGGGTGAACTGGTCCACCGTCGGCTGGGCGGAGGCCGCGGCGCTGGCCCCGGACATCGTGCTGATGGATGTACGGGTCAATGCGGCCCGGCCCGAACAGCTCCGGTCCGACGCCCACTGGCGGGCGATCGAGGCCCGGTCCCGGCTGCTGCCGTGGAACCCGGAGGCCCCGTGCAGCCGCCGCGCCCACACGCGCTTCTTCACCCTGGTGGCGGAGACGGTGCGGGAGGCCGCCGGGACCGTATGA
- a CDS encoding D-alanyl-D-alanine carboxypeptidase family protein: MGSHARPNRIHRTGVRVAMVALVGAALPITASGLAQAATPGPTHSAEQNAQQRGEATTAAGRNQAAPQIHADHAFLLDARDGSQERELWRGAKADASVSMASTTKIMTAIVVLKHPEWLNHQITVKQEYRDYVQKVGGSTSDLQTGDTLTVNQLLHAMLIPSGDDAAMALADHFGVGGTSDARIADFVSQMNAEAEQLGLTGTNFDSFDGISHGKNLSTARDLAKLGQRAMLQPAFADIVKNKLFKTEATAANGHTRYYTWENTNKLLTSYDGALGLKTGSGPESGYALVFAAKRDNRTLVGAILQGSDSKTRFDDATKMLDWGFAH, encoded by the coding sequence ATGGGTTCCCACGCCCGCCCCAACCGAATACACCGCACCGGAGTCCGGGTCGCGATGGTCGCACTCGTCGGTGCCGCCCTGCCGATCACCGCCAGTGGCCTCGCCCAGGCGGCCACCCCCGGCCCCACGCACTCCGCGGAGCAGAACGCCCAGCAGCGCGGCGAGGCCACCACAGCGGCCGGCCGGAACCAGGCCGCTCCCCAGATCCACGCCGACCACGCCTTCCTGCTGGACGCCCGCGACGGCAGCCAGGAGCGGGAGCTGTGGCGCGGGGCCAAGGCGGACGCGAGCGTCTCGATGGCCAGCACCACCAAGATCATGACGGCCATCGTGGTGCTCAAGCACCCGGAGTGGCTGAACCACCAGATCACGGTGAAGCAGGAGTACCGGGACTACGTCCAGAAGGTCGGCGGCAGCACCTCCGACCTCCAGACCGGCGACACGCTGACCGTCAATCAGCTGCTGCACGCCATGCTGATCCCGTCCGGCGACGACGCCGCGATGGCCCTGGCCGACCATTTCGGCGTCGGGGGCACCTCGGACGCGCGGATCGCCGACTTCGTGAGCCAGATGAACGCCGAGGCCGAACAACTGGGCCTGACCGGCACGAACTTCGACAGCTTCGACGGCATCTCACACGGCAAGAACCTCAGCACCGCCCGCGACCTGGCCAAGCTCGGCCAGCGCGCCATGCTGCAGCCGGCGTTCGCCGACATCGTCAAGAACAAGCTGTTCAAGACCGAGGCCACGGCGGCCAACGGCCACACCCGGTACTACACCTGGGAAAACACCAACAAACTGCTGACCAGCTACGACGGCGCCCTGGGCCTCAAGACGGGCAGCGGCCCGGAATCCGGCTACGCCCTCGTCTTCGCCGCCAAGCGCGACAACCGCACCCTGGTCGGCGCAATCCTCCAGGGCAGCGACAGCAAGACCCGCTTCGACGACGCGACGAAGATGCTCGACTGGGGCTTCGCCCACTGA
- a CDS encoding SDR family NAD(P)-dependent oxidoreductase, with protein MGSLSGKVALITGSSRGIGRGIAERLARDGALVAVHYGSNEAAAEETAATITEAGGRAFTVGAELGVPDDVDTLMAGLEAGLRAHGESTLDILVHNAGLNLMGRPIEVLTPEEFDQMVAVNIKAPFFLTQRLLPRLRDGGRIINISSVSTRIASAHGIGYPLTKGALEVFSHTLAKHLGPRGITVNSVVVGFTHTDMTAGVLADPENLERNISLTALGRIGQVPDIADAVAFLASDDARWITGTKVDVTGGVNL; from the coding sequence ATGGGAAGCCTCAGCGGAAAGGTCGCACTGATCACCGGCAGCAGCCGGGGCATCGGGCGAGGGATCGCCGAACGCCTGGCCCGGGACGGCGCTCTGGTCGCCGTGCACTACGGCAGCAATGAGGCGGCGGCCGAGGAGACCGCCGCCACCATCACCGAGGCCGGTGGCCGGGCCTTCACCGTGGGCGCCGAACTGGGCGTTCCGGACGACGTGGACACGCTCATGGCCGGACTGGAGGCCGGCCTGCGCGCGCACGGGGAATCGACGCTCGACATCCTGGTGCACAATGCGGGGCTCAACCTCATGGGGCGGCCGATCGAGGTTCTCACCCCCGAGGAGTTCGACCAGATGGTCGCGGTCAACATCAAGGCACCGTTCTTCCTCACCCAGCGACTGCTGCCACGACTGCGCGACGGTGGCCGGATCATCAACATCTCATCCGTCTCCACCCGTATCGCCTCCGCGCACGGCATCGGATATCCACTCACCAAGGGAGCACTCGAAGTCTTCAGCCACACCCTGGCCAAGCACCTCGGCCCGCGCGGAATCACCGTGAATTCCGTCGTCGTCGGATTCACCCACACCGACATGACCGCGGGAGTACTGGCCGACCCGGAGAACCTGGAGCGCAATATCAGCCTGACCGCCCTCGGCCGGATCGGCCAGGTCCCGGACATCGCCGACGCGGTCGCCTTCCTGGCCTCCGACGACGCCCGCTGGATCACCGGCACCAAGGTCGACGTCACCGGCGGTGTCAATCTGTAG
- a CDS encoding SIR2 family NAD-dependent protein deacylase: MTGFHSSPDQPPRRPLIAILTGAGISTDSGIPDYRGPNGLWRRDPEAEKLVAYDTYMGDPEIRRRSWRMRQESPAFRAEPNAAHEAVTRLERSGTPVRVITQNVDGLHQRAGMPDRKVLELHGTVRTVTCTRCHARSSMQEALARVASGEPDPPCLVCGGILKSATVMFGERLDPQVLGTALGVAKAAEIFLAVGTTLQVQPAASLAGVAAEHGARLIIINAEPTPYDALATEVIREPIGSALPRLLAGLEESV, encoded by the coding sequence ATGACCGGTTTCCACTCCTCCCCCGACCAGCCACCCCGCCGCCCCCTCATCGCGATCCTCACCGGAGCGGGCATCTCCACCGACTCCGGGATTCCCGACTACCGCGGGCCGAACGGGCTGTGGCGGCGGGACCCGGAGGCGGAGAAGCTTGTCGCGTACGACACGTACATGGGAGATCCGGAGATCCGGCGGCGGTCGTGGCGGATGCGGCAGGAGAGCCCGGCGTTCCGGGCCGAGCCGAACGCCGCGCACGAGGCGGTGACCCGGCTGGAACGCTCCGGGACGCCGGTACGTGTGATCACTCAGAACGTGGACGGGTTGCATCAGCGCGCGGGCATGCCCGACCGCAAGGTGCTCGAACTGCACGGCACCGTGCGGACCGTGACCTGCACCCGCTGTCATGCCCGGTCGTCGATGCAGGAGGCCCTGGCGCGGGTGGCCTCGGGCGAGCCCGATCCGCCGTGTCTGGTGTGCGGCGGGATCCTGAAGTCGGCGACGGTGATGTTCGGTGAGCGGCTGGACCCGCAGGTACTCGGTACGGCGCTGGGCGTGGCGAAGGCGGCGGAGATCTTCCTCGCGGTCGGGACGACGCTCCAGGTGCAGCCGGCGGCCTCGCTCGCCGGGGTGGCCGCCGAGCACGGCGCGCGTCTGATCATCATCAACGCCGAGCCGACGCCGTACGACGCACTCGCCACCGAGGTGATCCGCGAACCGATCGGCAGCGCACTGCCGAGGCTCCTGGCGGGGCTGGAGGAGAGCGTCTGA
- a CDS encoding lipoate--protein ligase family protein, with protein MHGEYKVPGGKLVVVDLCVEEGRLKNVRVAGDFFLEPDEAILQIDDALEGAPADTDTAGLTARINAALPPSAVLFGFTGESVAIAVRRALAQATDWSDYDWQLIHEAPQPPALHMALDEVITTEVAAGRRPPTLRVWEWDAPAVIIGSFQSLRNEVDPDGVARHGVTVVRRISGGGAMFAEPQSTITYSLAVPEALVSGLSFADSYAYLDDWVLTALGDMGIKAWYQPLNDIATEIGKVAGAAQKRMVGPGGGPGAVLHHVTMSYDIDADKMLDVLRIGKEKLSDKGTRSAGKRVDPLRRQTGLPREAVIEKMIDSFRSRYGLTRGQVTEGEMARARDLVRTKFENAAWTARIP; from the coding sequence GTGCACGGTGAGTACAAGGTCCCCGGGGGCAAGCTCGTGGTCGTGGACCTCTGCGTCGAGGAAGGGCGGCTCAAGAACGTACGGGTCGCGGGTGACTTCTTCCTCGAACCGGACGAGGCCATCCTGCAGATCGACGACGCGCTGGAAGGTGCCCCGGCCGACACGGACACCGCCGGCCTCACCGCCCGGATCAACGCCGCGCTGCCCCCGTCGGCCGTGCTGTTCGGCTTCACCGGCGAAAGCGTCGCCATCGCGGTACGCCGTGCCCTGGCCCAGGCCACGGACTGGAGCGACTACGACTGGCAGCTCATCCACGAAGCCCCCCAGCCACCGGCCCTCCACATGGCGCTCGACGAGGTCATCACGACCGAGGTGGCCGCCGGGCGGCGCCCGCCCACCCTCCGGGTCTGGGAGTGGGATGCGCCCGCCGTCATCATCGGCAGCTTCCAGTCGCTGCGCAATGAGGTCGATCCCGACGGCGTCGCCCGCCACGGCGTCACGGTCGTCCGCCGGATCTCCGGTGGCGGCGCGATGTTCGCGGAGCCGCAGAGCACCATCACCTACTCCCTCGCCGTCCCCGAGGCGCTGGTGTCCGGCCTGTCCTTCGCCGACAGCTACGCCTACCTCGACGACTGGGTCCTCACCGCACTCGGCGATATGGGCATCAAGGCGTGGTACCAGCCGCTCAACGACATCGCCACCGAGATCGGCAAGGTCGCGGGCGCCGCGCAGAAACGCATGGTCGGGCCGGGCGGCGGGCCCGGTGCGGTCCTGCACCACGTGACCATGTCCTACGACATCGACGCCGACAAGATGCTCGATGTGCTGCGCATCGGTAAGGAGAAGCTGTCCGACAAGGGCACCAGGAGCGCCGGGAAACGCGTCGACCCGCTGCGCCGGCAGACCGGCCTGCCCCGCGAAGCCGTCATCGAGAAGATGATCGACTCCTTCCGCTCCCGCTACGGCCTCACCCGCGGGCAGGTCACCGAGGGGGAGATGGCCCGCGCCCGGGACCTCGTCCGCACCAAGTTCGAGAATGCCGCGTGGACCGCACGCATCCCCTGA
- the hydA gene encoding dihydropyrimidinase, which produces MTRTLITGGLVITAAEEMHADVLVENGRVEAVATPGSQQWTADRVIDASQKYVIPGGVDAHTHMELPFGGTFASDTFETGTKAAAWGGTTTIIDFAVQSKGAALRSGLDAWHAKADGNCAIDYAFHMIVSDVNDSTLKEMDGLVAEGVTSFKLFMAYPGVFYSDDGQILRAMQRAGDNGGLIMMHAENGIAIDVLVQQALARGETDPRYHGEVRKALLEAEATHRAIKLAQVAGAPLYVVHVSAQEALTELARARHDGLPVFGETCPQYLFLSTDNLAEPDFGGAKYVCSTPLRPREHQAALWRGLRTNDLQVVSTDHCPFCFSGQKELGRGDFSKIPNGMPGVENRMDLLHQAVIDGHISRRRWIEIACATPARMFGLYPKKGTIAPGCDADIVIYDPHAEQTISAATHHMNVDYSAYEGTQVTGRVETVLSRGELVITDREFTGHAGHGAYTPRGTCQYLH; this is translated from the coding sequence ATGACTCGAACTCTCATTACCGGCGGCCTTGTCATCACTGCCGCTGAGGAGATGCATGCCGATGTGCTGGTCGAGAACGGCCGCGTCGAGGCGGTGGCGACACCGGGCAGCCAGCAGTGGACTGCCGATCGCGTGATCGACGCCTCGCAGAAGTATGTGATCCCGGGCGGCGTCGACGCGCACACGCATATGGAGTTGCCGTTCGGCGGCACCTTCGCGTCGGACACCTTCGAGACCGGTACGAAGGCGGCGGCGTGGGGCGGGACGACGACCATCATCGACTTCGCGGTGCAGTCCAAGGGCGCGGCACTGCGGTCGGGACTGGACGCCTGGCATGCGAAGGCCGACGGCAACTGCGCGATCGATTACGCCTTCCACATGATTGTGTCGGACGTCAATGACTCGACGCTCAAGGAAATGGACGGCCTGGTCGCCGAAGGCGTGACCTCGTTCAAACTGTTCATGGCGTACCCCGGAGTCTTCTACTCCGACGACGGGCAGATCCTGCGCGCCATGCAGCGGGCCGGCGACAACGGCGGCCTCATCATGATGCACGCCGAGAACGGCATCGCGATCGATGTGCTCGTGCAGCAGGCGCTGGCACGAGGCGAGACCGACCCGCGGTACCACGGCGAGGTCAGGAAAGCGCTCCTGGAGGCCGAGGCGACGCATCGCGCGATCAAGCTGGCTCAGGTCGCCGGGGCGCCGCTGTACGTCGTGCATGTGTCGGCGCAGGAAGCGCTCACCGAATTGGCGCGCGCTCGCCACGACGGCCTCCCGGTGTTCGGCGAGACCTGCCCCCAGTACCTGTTCCTGTCGACGGACAACCTCGCCGAGCCGGACTTCGGGGGCGCGAAGTACGTCTGCAGTACGCCACTTAGGCCGCGCGAACACCAGGCGGCGCTCTGGCGCGGCCTGCGCACCAACGACCTCCAGGTGGTGTCGACGGACCACTGCCCCTTCTGCTTCTCCGGGCAGAAGGAGCTCGGCCGCGGTGACTTCTCCAAGATCCCCAACGGCATGCCCGGCGTCGAGAACCGTATGGACCTGCTCCACCAGGCGGTCATCGACGGTCATATCTCACGCCGCCGCTGGATCGAGATCGCCTGCGCCACCCCGGCCCGGATGTTCGGCCTGTACCCGAAGAAGGGCACCATCGCGCCGGGCTGCGACGCCGACATCGTGATCTACGACCCGCACGCCGAGCAGACCATTTCGGCGGCCACCCACCACATGAACGTCGACTACTCGGCATACGAGGGCACGCAGGTGACCGGACGGGTGGAGACGGTCCTGTCGCGCGGCGAACTCGTCATCACCGACCGCGAGTTCACCGGCCACGCCGGGCACGGCGCGTACACCCCGCGCGGCACCTGCCAGTACCTGCACTGA
- a CDS encoding esterase/lipase family protein → MNPVTPLKIRLAVHRPLAAVIVTVTLASGMALSTAPSAAAAVKDPVVFVHGLNNNSGVWKTAEDYFTNHGYSGQVFAFDYRDTTQERVEDNADRLWSWMKSKGLESKRVNVVGHSMGGLVARKMALNHAGDFTLGSLVTLATPNHGSYFADLCPGPEPEPRHAVSGGLMGLCNTAVRQMRTGSKFLNKLNLETESQGAYAPDNTLTYSITDDEMVDGSSVRLRGADNRRIDKDAAEAKGGSEVHTSITRKKQVLQDALTFIKAGDDPAGSHKLSGGPGLRDADCTIWNAKHGTVRWDLPRNAPSDLKAEVTSNGHLWGTVPASDQGVVDRLGYGTHSIRFVDGRKGGYTSAYSTVTFHAGTWRCDSTITNANSTVQEWPVSEPITAD, encoded by the coding sequence ATGAACCCCGTGACCCCGCTCAAGATCCGCTTAGCTGTTCACCGACCCCTGGCGGCGGTGATCGTAACCGTCACCCTGGCCTCCGGGATGGCCCTGTCAACTGCCCCGTCGGCTGCGGCCGCAGTCAAGGATCCCGTCGTCTTCGTCCACGGACTGAACAACAACTCCGGCGTATGGAAAACCGCGGAGGACTACTTCACGAACCACGGCTATTCCGGACAGGTCTTCGCATTCGACTACAGGGACACCACTCAAGAGCGGGTGGAAGACAATGCTGACAGGCTGTGGTCCTGGATGAAGAGCAAGGGCCTCGAATCCAAGCGGGTAAACGTCGTCGGCCATTCCATGGGCGGACTCGTCGCACGCAAGATGGCACTGAATCATGCGGGTGACTTCACTCTTGGGTCCCTGGTCACGCTGGCCACCCCGAACCACGGGTCGTACTTCGCTGACCTCTGCCCCGGACCGGAGCCTGAGCCGAGGCACGCCGTAAGCGGTGGCCTGATGGGGTTGTGCAACACAGCAGTGCGGCAGATGAGGACCGGCTCGAAATTCCTCAACAAGCTCAACTTGGAGACCGAATCCCAAGGCGCCTATGCACCGGACAACACCCTCACTTACTCCATCACTGATGACGAGATGGTTGACGGTTCCTCGGTGAGGCTGAGGGGAGCGGACAACCGGCGCATCGACAAAGACGCCGCCGAAGCGAAGGGGGGCTCCGAAGTGCACACGTCGATCACCAGGAAGAAGCAGGTCCTCCAGGATGCTCTGACCTTCATCAAGGCGGGCGATGATCCCGCCGGCAGTCACAAGCTCAGCGGCGGTCCGGGTTTGCGTGATGCGGACTGCACCATCTGGAACGCGAAGCACGGAACTGTGCGCTGGGACCTCCCTCGGAATGCCCCCTCCGATCTGAAGGCCGAAGTCACCAGCAACGGCCACCTGTGGGGCACAGTTCCCGCGAGCGACCAGGGCGTCGTGGACAGGCTCGGTTACGGGACGCACAGCATCCGCTTCGTCGACGGGCGGAAAGGCGGGTACACGTCGGCCTACTCCACGGTGACATTCCATGCGGGAACCTGGCGCTGCGACTCGACCATCACGAACGCCAACTCCACCGTCCAGGAATGGCCGGTGAGCGAACCCATCACCGCGGATTAG